One Algoriphagus sp. Y33 genomic window, ATAGTTTGTCGGATTATTTCTGACCAATTCTCTGAACTTAGCATGCTCTTCCGGAATGGCTTTGGGGCCGATCAGCATTCCATAGCCTCCCGCCGCATTGGTTTCCTTCACCACTAATTCCTCAATATGGTCCAGCACGTATTTTCTATCCTCTTCCTCCCTACACAGATAAGTGGGCACATTGTTCAGAATAGGCTCCTCGCCCAGGTAATACTTAATGATTTTTGGCACATAAGCATAGACAGCTTTATCGTCTGCAACACCCGTTCCCGGAGCATTCGCCAGGGCAATATTTCCGGCTTTATAGGCTTCAAAAAGTCCCGGAACCCCAAGCATGGAATCAGGATTAAAGGTTTCGGGATCAAGAAAAGTGTCATCGATCCTGCGGTAAAGCACATCGATTTGCTGCAGTCCCTTTGTGGTCTGCATATACACCCTCTTATTTTCCACAATCAAATCAACCCCGTTGACCAGCTCCACTCCCATCTGCAAAGCCAAGTACGAATGTTCGTAATATGCTGAATTATAAATCCCCGGTGTCAAAACCCCAACCACCGGCTTTGGTTTGTCAGAAAGATTCTGAAGCATTCGCAGCAGTTTTGTAGGATAATTGGACACAGGCATAACGCCTTTCTGATTGAAAATATCCGGGTACACCCGTTTGATGATCTCCCTGCTCTCCAGCATGTATGACACTCCTGAAGGACATCGGAGATTATCTTCTAATATATAGTACTCCCCATCTTTACTTTTTACCAGATCTGTACCTGTAATATGGCACCAGATGCCTTTTGGAGGAGTAAGCCCTATACATGGCTCAAGGTAATCCTTACTCTTGAGAATCAAATCCGCAGGAACAATTCCATCATTTAGAATATTCCGGTCATTGTAAATATCCTGCAAAAAAAGATTAAGTGCCTGAGTCCGCTGCTTTAACCCAGCCTCAAGTTTCTGCCATTCAGAATTGGGAATTATTCTGGGAATAATATCCAGATGCAGAATTTTCTCCATGCCCTGATTGTCGTGGTAGACATTGAAGGTCATTCCCATCGACCGCTGTGTCTGATTGGCAGAATGCTGAAGATGATTCATCTTCCGAGAGCTAGTCTTTTTCAGATGATGATAAAATTCGTTGTAATGTTCTCTGATCTCCCCATCTGCGGAAATCATCTCATCATAATGTTCCCCTGCGTTGTAACCTTCGGTTTTCATAATTCTATCTAAATAAAACAAGCTTCAAAAAGATAGATGAAAAAGAGTAATTGTCAAAAAAAATAATGAAATAGGTTAAAATATTTACTACAATCACTATTCCAATCACGTTTTATCAACAAACTAACCCATTTATTACCAATCTCTCATTTAAACGACTCAAAGAGTTTGCCTTTTATTTTGACTTAAGATAGGTAATTATTCCTTCGCGATATGCATTTTTAAACAGAAGGGTTGGTTAAAAAACTCTATTTTCGAATTATGGTGAAACGGCTATTAAAATTTCAGGACAACAAACTCGTTAAGAGAATTACGATTTGGAGACAAATCAAGGACGGGTTATTTATCGCCATAGGTGTACTGATGGCAAGTATAGGTTTGAAGGGATTTTTACTGCCAAACGGATTTTTCGATGGCGGAGCCATGGGAATGTCCCTGCTGTTGGAAATGCTCACCCCTGTCAACCTTTCTGTATTGATTATTCTGGTCAATATGCCTTTCATCGTTTTGGGAGCCAAGCAGGTTTCAGTGCCGTTTGCCATCAAAAGCACACTTGCGATATTCGGATTGGCTCTTCTGGTGCATTACATAGAAGTTCCCGCCATCACTGCGGACAAATTGTTAATTGCAGTTTTTGGCGGTTTTTTCCTGGGCTCCGGGATAGGATTTGCCATCCGTGGAGGAGCTGTGATCGATGGTACAGAAGTACTGGCGATCTCTGTAAGCAGAACATCAAGCTTGACCGTGGGTGATTTTATCACCGTTTTCAATGTTTGCCTATTTATCGTCGCAGCAATATTCGTCGATCTGGAAACAGCCATGTACTCTATGCTGACCTATTTCTCAGCCTCGAAAACAGTAGACTTCATCATTAACGGAGTGGAAGAATACCTTGGCGTGATGATCATGTCCCAGCAAGCCGAAGATATCAAGCAGATGATCTCTTATGACTTAGGACGGGGTGTGACTGTACTGAAATCCGATGGAGGCTACGGTGACAAAGCCAACCTACTTCCAGACAGAAAAGTCCTATTCTGTGTGATTACCCGCCTAGAAGTCACCAAAATGCTGCTGGAAATCGAGAAAATCGACTCAAAAGCCTTTGTAATCCAGTACCCCATAAAGGATACCAAGGGAGGGATGATCAAGAAAAGACCGCTTCATTAGTCATTAGAAGCTAGATCCTAGTATCAAGACGCTAAACACTAGAATCAATAGAGTAGAATCAAGACCAAAGACAAAGAGCCAGAAAATTCAGCACCTGTTGCTACTGAATTCTCTGGCTCTTGAATCTAGAATCTGTGCTCTAGCTACTTAACACCTGCTACTCGCTACTTAAGATATCGCCGAGCCATTCGCAGTACCTTCATGTGGCATCATCAGCTTCAACTTTCCGTCTTTGTCTTCAGCCATTAGAATCATACCTTCACTATCGATGCCCATCATTTTTCTCGGGGCTAGATTGATCAGCATAGTCACTTGCTTTCCAATCAAATATTCAGGCTCGAAATGCTCCGCCACGCCGCTCAACACCGTACGGTTTCCAAGCCCCGTATCCACTTTCAGTTTGAGTAATTTCTTGGACTTCGGCATTTTCTCTGCTTCCAGAATGGTAACCACACGCATATCCAGTTTTGCGAAATCATCGTAGGTAATAGTATCTTTCATCACAGGTACCTGTGTATTTTCTGCTTCATTCATTTTTTTGGCTTCTAGTAGTTTTTGTACTTGTTTTTCAACAGTCTCATCTTCGATTTTCTCAAACAACAATCCCATCTCCCCCAGCGAAGTCCCCGCTTTCATAAGTTCTTTCTGACCGGCTTCATTCCAATCAATTTTTCCCATCCCGAAAAGATTTACCAGTTTGCCTGCAGTAAAAGGCAAAAATGGCTCAGAAACTATCGCAAGATTAGCAGCGATATTCAGTGCAATATTCAAAATGGTTCCCGTACGGGGTTCATCGGTTTTGATCACTTTCCACGGCTCAGTATCCGCCAAATATTTATTTCCCAGACGAGCCAGATCCATCACTATGCTCAGCGCTTCACGGAATCTGTAGCGCTCGATAGAAGCTGCTATTTTCTCCGGAAACTCTGCCACGGCATCCAACACCTCCTGGTCATACCCCGTCAATTCACCTCGCCGAGGGATAATTCCCTGATAATATTTA contains:
- a CDS encoding circularly permuted type 2 ATP-grasp protein produces the protein MKTEGYNAGEHYDEMISADGEIREHYNEFYHHLKKTSSRKMNHLQHSANQTQRSMGMTFNVYHDNQGMEKILHLDIIPRIIPNSEWQKLEAGLKQRTQALNLFLQDIYNDRNILNDGIVPADLILKSKDYLEPCIGLTPPKGIWCHITGTDLVKSKDGEYYILEDNLRCPSGVSYMLESREIIKRVYPDIFNQKGVMPVSNYPTKLLRMLQNLSDKPKPVVGVLTPGIYNSAYYEHSYLALQMGVELVNGVDLIVENKRVYMQTTKGLQQIDVLYRRIDDTFLDPETFNPDSMLGVPGLFEAYKAGNIALANAPGTGVADDKAVYAYVPKIIKYYLGEEPILNNVPTYLCREEEDRKYVLDHIEELVVKETNAAGGYGMLIGPKAIPEEHAKFRELVRNNPTNYIAQPTLSLSTVPTLTEEGISGRHVDLRPYILFGQEIEVIPGALTRVALKKGSLVVNSSQGGGSKDTWVLY
- a CDS encoding YitT family protein, with the translated sequence MVKRLLKFQDNKLVKRITIWRQIKDGLFIAIGVLMASIGLKGFLLPNGFFDGGAMGMSLLLEMLTPVNLSVLIILVNMPFIVLGAKQVSVPFAIKSTLAIFGLALLVHYIEVPAITADKLLIAVFGGFFLGSGIGFAIRGGAVIDGTEVLAISVSRTSSLTVGDFITVFNVCLFIVAAIFVDLETAMYSMLTYFSASKTVDFIINGVEEYLGVMIMSQQAEDIKQMISYDLGRGVTVLKSDGGYGDKANLLPDRKVLFCVITRLEVTKMLLEIEKIDSKAFVIQYPIKDTKGGMIKKRPLH